The genomic segment CATTTGTGGTACAAATGTGTTAGCATCAGACATCAACGCCATAATATATTCTGCTAACTGATAATCTCCTGATTTGTCAAAGTCTTTTGCTATTTCATATGCTTCACTTCTAAATCCTGAATCATTATTCTCTGCATAATATTTAATTAAATTTATAACGCTCTTTTTTTTCATTTGCGTCACCCCTATTCTTTTTTATACTTATATAATAATGTCATGGGACAAATTTGTCAATATTGGGACAAATTTTATATTGACTTTTTTTAGTAGTAATGATATATTAAATTCAGAAATAAAAATTCCAATAAAAAAGAAACCAAAGCATCTAAACGAATAGCATACTGATTTCTATATACATATAAACTTTTAGCCGAGATTAGTGTATCATAGAATTATAACCGACACAATCCAAAACATTCGTTTGTTTCTTTTCTTATTGTTTACATACATAACTATTATTTATATAACTCATAGAAAGGAGCACTCATAATAATGAAAGCCACTAAAATTAAAATGAAATCTGGCTGTTATTATTCAACCAGAACATCTGAAATATCTGAAATTTATATAGAGGGATGTACTAGCCCAGGATTTTTTGATAAAACTACTTTACATAATTATTTGAAACAACATCCTCATTCCATCCAAGTAAACATTTATCCTTATCCTGATTTAATACCTGCAACAAGTTCAAACGGAGAAAAATATGTCCGCTCCGCGCCGAATGATACACCTAACGATAATTTATTAAAACTACCTAGATGCAAATAATTCTTATAGAGGTGCACAACTGAAAGATGCCAGTTGTGTAC from the Blautia wexlerae DSM 19850 genome contains:
- a CDS encoding DUF3892 domain-containing protein; this translates as MKATKIKMKSGCYYSTRTSEISEIYIEGCTSPGFFDKTTLHNYLKQHPHSIQVNIYPYPDLIPATSSNGEKYVRSAPNDTPNDNLLKLPRCK